In Cydia splendana chromosome 25, ilCydSple1.2, whole genome shotgun sequence, a single genomic region encodes these proteins:
- the LOC134802688 gene encoding chymotrypsin-1-like, with translation MCFIALAVFGILGLTMGLPFENSQDTQEFYQNSRIFGDMEPESMGLQVEKLYDSQDFYQGPRMIRSMGDSYNSQDAQGQMDIPESMGFVEESHNPQEFYQGSRIVGGEDAAESDAQHMVGLVVGTYLKVFMCGGSLISHKTVLTAAHCVDEVVWFGQLKNTLQGQIGSVYISKGYTVIKFSGFENHPNWDRVGIKNDIGVLKMAEPLNDSRAKIIKLDFKWIVGGEKVTVAGWGLLEYPGAIPDRLQRLDVDTMSPKECEEGIEEANLQNRPSPPVNSSVELCTMHKNGAGQGMCHGDSGSAVMSIPELVGKDKEISIVGIVSWGFPCALGHPDMHTRLSAYETWLRLLLAMDGVDI, from the coding sequence ATGTGTTTCATTGCATTAGCAGTCTTCGGAATCCTGGGGTTAACCATGGGTCTTCCATTCGAAAATTCTCAAGACACTCAAGAGTTCTACCAAAATTCAAGAATATTTGGTGATATGGAACCTGAATCTATGGGTCTTCAAGTGGAAAAATTGTACGACTCTCAAGATTTTTATCAAGGACCACGCATGATTAGAAGCATGGGAGATTCTTACAATTCTCAAGACGCTCAAGGACAAATGGATATTCCTGAATCAATGGGGTTTGTTGAAGAATCTCACAACCCTCAAGAATTTTACCAAGGTTCCCGAATAGTTGGCGGTGAGGATGCTGCTGAGAGTGACGCACAACACATGGTTGGCCTAGTTGTCGGTACATATTTAAAGGTCTTCATGTGCGGAGGTTCCCTGATATCACACAAAACTGTACTCACCGCCGCCCATTGTGTAGATGAAGTAGTATGGTTTGGGCAGCTCAAAAACACACTCCAGGGTCAGATAGGGAGTGTTTATATAAGCAAAGGCTATACGGTGATAAAGTTTTCCGGATTCGAGAATCATCCTAATTGGGATCGCGTTGGAATAAAGAATGACATTGGagttttaaaaatggcggagcctCTTAATGATTCACGTGCTAAGATAATTAAGTTGGACTTTAAATGGATTGTTGGTGGGGAGAAAGTTACAGTTGCTGGTTGGGGATTGTTAGAATATCCGGGGGCGATTCCGGACCGTCTGCAACGACTTGATGTAGACACAATGAGTCCTAAAGAGTGTGAGGAGGGTATTGAAGAAGCTAATCTACAGAATAGACCATCGCCTCCTGTGAATTCTTCTGTAGAGCTCTGTACTATGCACAAAAATGGCGCAGGGCAAGGCATGTGTCACGGTGATTCTGGGAGTGCAGTGATGTCAATTCCTGAACTTGTTGGTAAAGATAAAGAAATCTCGATAGTGGGGATAGTTTCATGGGGATTTCCATGTGCGCTTGGCCATCCCGATATGCATACGCGTCTTAGTGCGTACGAAACTTGGCTTAGACTCCTGTTGGCGATGGATGGCGTTGACATTTAa